The Acanthochromis polyacanthus isolate Apoly-LR-REF ecotype Palm Island chromosome 17, KAUST_Apoly_ChrSc, whole genome shotgun sequence genome has a window encoding:
- the pou4f4 gene encoding brain-specific homeobox/POU domain protein 3-like gives MMSMNSKQPFSMHPILHEPKYTPLHSSSEAIRRACLPTPSLQGNIFAGFDETLLQRAEALAAVDIVAQKSHPFKPDATYHTMTTMTSMTCTPTSSSAHLHHPSVLTSHHHHPAHHQPAQGLEGDLLDHLTPGISLGGMTGSDVCSTASHTAHAAHMSAINHMQHHHHPQSMNMHPHGLGSHSALGAAGGDAEPDPRELESFAERFKQRRIKLGVTQADVGAALANLKIPGVGCLSQSTICRFESLTLSHNNMVALKPILEAWLEEAERAQREKMSKPEIFNGGDKKRKRTSIAAPEKRSLEAYFAVQPRPSSEKIAAIAEKLDLKKNVVRVWFCNQRQKQKRMKFSATH, from the exons ATGATGTCGATGAACAGCAAGCAGCCTTTCAGCATGCACCCCATCCTCCACGAGCCCAAATACACCCCGCTGCACTCCAGCTCCGAGGCCATCCGCAGAGCCTGTCTGCCCACGCCGTCG CTCCAGGGAAACATCTTCGCGGGCTTCGATGAGACGCTGCTGCAGAGAGCAGAGGCTCTGGCCGCCGTGGACATCGTGGCCCAGAAGAGCCACCCGTTCAAGCCGGACGCCACCTACCACACCATGACCACCATGACCAGCATGACCTgcacccccacctcctcctcggCGCACCTGCACCACCCGTCCGTGCTCAcctcccaccaccaccaccccgcGCACCACCAGCCGGCGCAGGGCCTGGAGGGCGACCTGCTGGACCACCTCACGCCGGGGATCTCTCTGGGAGGCATGACCGGCTCGGACGTCTGCTCCACGGCCTCCCACACCGCCCACGCCGCCCACATGTCGGCCATCAACCACatgcagcaccaccaccacccgcAGTCCATGAACATGCACCCGCACGGCCTGGGCTCCCACAGCGCGCTGGGGGCCGCCGGCGGGGACGCGGAACCGGATCCCCGGGAGCTGGAGTCGTTCGCGGAGAGGTTCAAACAGAGGCGGATCAAGCTGGGGGTGACCCAGGCGGACGTGGGGGCGGCCCTGGCCAACCTCAAGATCCCCGGAGTGGGCTGTCTGAGCCAGAGCACCATCTGCAGGTTCGAGTCCCTGACGCTGTCGCACAACAACATGGTGGCGCTGAAGCCCATCCTGGAGGCCTGGCTGGAGGAGGCGGAGCGCGCTCAGCGGGAGAAGATGTCCAAGCCGGAGATCTTCAACGGGGGCGACAAAAAGAGGAAACGCACGTCTATCGCTGCCCCGGAGAAGCGCTCTCTGGAGGCCTATTTCGCCGTGCAGCCGAGGCCCTCCTCGGAGAAGATCGCCGCGATCGCTGAGAAACTGGACCTGAAAAAGAACGTGGTCCGGGTTTGGTTCTGCAATCAGAGGCAAAAGCAGAAACGAATGAAGTTTTCTGCGACGCATTAA